In one Haemophilus parainfluenzae genomic region, the following are encoded:
- a CDS encoding MFS transporter — MTNVNQYGWKALIGSAVGYAMDGFDLLILGFMLSAISADLNLTPAQSGSLVTWTLIGAVVGGIVFGALSDRYGRVRVLTWTIVLFAVFTGLCAIAQGYWDLLIYRTIAGIGLGGEFGIGMALAIEAWPAKHRAKAASYVALGWQVGVLAAALLTPVLLPHIGWRGMFVVGIFPAFVAWYLRVRLHEPEIFSQKQTELSTQKISKLESFKLLVKDKATTKVSLGVVVLTSVQNFGYYGIMIWMPNFLSKQLGFSLTKSGLWTAVTVCGMMAGIWIFGRLADKIGRKPSFLLFQLGAVISIITYSQLTDPTAMLVAGAFLGMFVNGMMGGYGALMAEAYPTEARATAQNVLFNLGRAVGGFGPVVVGAIVSAYSFSIAIAFLAVIYVIDMVATVFLVPELKGKELS; from the coding sequence ATGACAAACGTCAATCAATATGGCTGGAAAGCCTTGATTGGATCTGCTGTCGGCTACGCGATGGATGGATTCGATCTTCTTATTCTTGGATTTATGCTTAGTGCCATTTCGGCCGATCTTAATTTAACTCCCGCACAATCTGGCTCATTAGTCACTTGGACACTTATTGGTGCTGTGGTGGGCGGTATCGTATTTGGTGCATTAAGCGATCGTTATGGACGTGTACGCGTACTGACTTGGACAATCGTACTTTTCGCCGTATTCACTGGTTTATGTGCAATCGCACAAGGCTATTGGGATTTATTAATTTATCGCACCATCGCGGGTATCGGTTTAGGCGGTGAATTTGGTATCGGTATGGCATTAGCCATTGAAGCTTGGCCAGCCAAACACCGCGCAAAAGCGGCTTCTTATGTGGCATTAGGTTGGCAAGTGGGTGTGTTAGCGGCTGCGTTACTCACCCCTGTATTACTTCCACATATCGGCTGGCGCGGTATGTTCGTTGTCGGTATCTTCCCGGCGTTTGTTGCTTGGTATTTACGAGTTCGCTTACATGAACCTGAAATTTTCTCACAAAAACAGACCGAACTTTCAACACAAAAAATATCAAAACTGGAATCTTTCAAACTCTTAGTGAAAGATAAAGCAACCACAAAAGTGAGTCTTGGTGTGGTAGTGTTAACCTCCGTACAAAACTTCGGTTACTACGGCATTATGATTTGGATGCCAAACTTCTTATCTAAACAACTTGGCTTTAGTTTAACGAAATCGGGTTTATGGACGGCAGTTACCGTATGCGGCATGATGGCGGGGATTTGGATTTTTGGTCGCTTAGCCGATAAAATCGGACGTAAACCAAGTTTCTTATTATTCCAACTAGGTGCTGTGATTAGCATCATCACTTACTCTCAATTAACTGATCCAACTGCGATGTTGGTGGCTGGCGCATTCTTAGGGATGTTTGTCAATGGCATGATGGGCGGTTATGGGGCGTTAATGGCAGAAGCCTATCCGACAGAAGCGCGAGCAACAGCACAAAATGTGTTGTTTAACTTAGGTCGTGCCGTAGGTGGTTTTGGACCGGTTGTTGTTGGCGCGATTGTATCCGCGTACTCATTCAGTATTGCGATTGCTTTCTTAGCAGTGATTTATGTGATCGACATGGTGGCGACAGTCTTCTTAGTGCCAGAATTAAAAGGCAAAGAATTAAGCTAA